Proteins co-encoded in one Papaver somniferum cultivar HN1 chromosome 5, ASM357369v1, whole genome shotgun sequence genomic window:
- the LOC113278848 gene encoding desiccation-related protein PCC13-62-like, with protein MDSVGFPLSVEPIAIYTDNVHLLQFSLNLEHLPAEFYLYGALGCGLDKVAPELVMGGPPPIVSQKANLDKLVCRIIEEFGYQQVGHIRAIKTTVGGFPRPLVDLSASIFAKIMNNAFGYPLDPPFDPYANTLNFMLAAYVIPYYGINTYVGANPSIKGWKTKRLLAGLLGVAAAQEAVIRKYLYERADYKVYPYDHTVAKFTERISALSNALGMCGIKDEGIRVPPYLGAENRTTSNVLSADYNSLSYARIPREVLRIVYATGSEHVPGGFFPKGEYGKIARELLYHYES; from the exons ATGGACTCGGTAGGTTTTCCTCTATCAGTAGAACCAATTGCAATTTACACGGACAACGTCCATTTGCTGCAGTTTTCTTTGAATCTCGAGCACTTACCAGCTGAGTTTTACTTGTATGGAGCACTGGGTTGTGGTCTTGATAAAGTCGCTCCGGAATTAGTAATGGGAGGACCACCGCCGATTGTATCACAGAAAGCTAATCTTGATAAACTTGTTTGCCGTATTATCGAGGAGTTTGGATATCAACAAGTTGGCCATATAAG GGCTATTAAAACGACAGTTGGTGGATTTCCAAGGCCGTTGGTGGATCTCAGTGCTAGTATTTTTGCTAAGATAATGAATAATGCTTTTGGATATCCTCTGGATCCTCCATTTGATCCATACGCAAACACCCTGAATTTCATGTTGGCTGCATACGTGATTCCGTACTACGGAATTAACACTTACGTTGGTGCGAATCCATCCATCAAGGGATGGAAAACCAAAAGG CTGTTAGCAGGTTTATTAGGAGTAGCAGCAGCGCAGGAAGCTGTCATAAGGAAGTATCTGTACGAGAGGGCAGATTATAAAGTGTACCCATATGATCACACTGTCGCCAAATTTACAGAGCGTATCTCAGCGCTGAGCAATGCATTAGGGATGTGCGGCATTAAAGATGAAGGTATCCGTGTGCCTCCATACTTGGGAGCAGAGAATCGAACAACCAGCAACGTGTTGTCAGCTGACTATAATTCCTTATCTTACGCTCGAATACCGCGTGAAGTTTTAAGGATTGTATATGCAACTGGGAGCGAACATGTTCCCGGTGGATTCTTCCCAAAAGGAGAATATGGAAAGATTGCCAGAGAACTACTATACCATTACGAATCATAA
- the LOC113281159 gene encoding uncharacterized protein LOC113281159 isoform X1 — protein MTVCDIKLWIYGHIDKENSKATAINSGDKNWTEKKITLPAVCWDRNRFLCCDPISGTDQIIFEIHQKNSDALPDSVYLYSYELKSKNFKPIKISGIPSSVPIDDTKTKLCRSFSESLYSFSAAEKKQGLAGYGFVVRNHLKHFEGTESGGPGVATNYIAKIMAAICAMQWAVTHQRWRIIIHSASKAILYAFMNRRLPWMFWSR, from the exons ATGACTGTTTGTGATATCAAGTTGTGGATATATGGACACATTGACAAGGAGAATAGTAAAGCTACCGCTATAAATTCTGGTGATAAAAATTGGACCGAAAAAAAAATCACATTGCCTGCAGTTTGTTGGGATCGAAATCGATTTCTTTGTTGTGATCCAATCAGCGGGACAGACCAAATAATCTTCGAAATCCACCAAAAGAACTCTGATGCACTTCCAGATTCAGTGTATTTATATTCTTATGAATTGAAGAGTAAGAATTTCAAGCCGATTAAGATCAGTGGGATCCCATCGTCAGTTCCTATTGATGACACCAAAACTAAACTCTGTAGATCATTCAGTGAAAGCCTTTATTCCTTTTCAGCCGCAGAAAAGAAGCAAG GTCTCGCAGGGTACGGTTTTGTTGTCAGGAACCATTTGAAACATTTTGAAGGTACTGAATCTGGGGGTCCTGGGGTAGCTACCAACTATATTGCTAAAATTATGGCTGCCATTTGTGCTATGCAATGGGCAGTCACTCATCAGAGGTGGAGAATCATTATTCATTCCGCCTCGAAAGCTATTCTCTATGCTTTCATGAACAGGAGACTTCCTTGGATGTTTTGGTCTAGGTAG
- the LOC113281159 gene encoding uncharacterized protein LOC113281159 isoform X2 has translation MTVCDIKLWIYGHIDKENSKATAINSGDKNWTEKKITLPAVCWDRNRFLCCDPISGTDQIIFEIHQKNSDALPDSVYLYSYELKSKNFKPIKISGIPSSVPIDDTKTKLCRSFSESLYSFSAAEKKQGL, from the exons ATGACTGTTTGTGATATCAAGTTGTGGATATATGGACACATTGACAAGGAGAATAGTAAAGCTACCGCTATAAATTCTGGTGATAAAAATTGGACCGAAAAAAAAATCACATTGCCTGCAGTTTGTTGGGATCGAAATCGATTTCTTTGTTGTGATCCAATCAGCGGGACAGACCAAATAATCTTCGAAATCCACCAAAAGAACTCTGATGCACTTCCAGATTCAGTGTATTTATATTCTTATGAATTGAAGAGTAAGAATTTCAAGCCGATTAAGATCAGTGGGATCCCATCGTCAGTTCCTATTGATGACACCAAAACTAAACTCTGTAGATCATTCAGTGAAAGCCTTTATTCCTTTTCAGCCGCAGAAAAGAAGCAAG GCCTTTGA